Proteins from a single region of Macaca fascicularis isolate 582-1 chromosome 5, T2T-MFA8v1.1:
- the CCSER1 gene encoding serine-rich coiled-coil domain-containing protein 1 isoform X10 encodes MGDSGSRRSTLVSRLPIFRRSISRRHDSLPSSPSSSNTVGVHSSSPSSTNSSSGSTGKRRSIFRTPSISFHHKKGSEPKQEPTNQNLSISNGAQPGHSNMQKLSLEEHIKTRGRHSVGFSSSRNKKITRSLTEDFEREKEHSTNKNVFINCLSSGKSEGDDSGFTEDQTRRSVKQSTRKLLPKSFSSHYKFSKPVLQSQSISLVQQSEFSLEVTQYQEREPVLVRASPSCSVDVTERAGSSLQSPLLSADLTTAQTPSEFLALTEDSVSETDAFSKSGSMASHCDNFGHNDSTSQMSLNPAAVTKTTIELMGTVPCAIMSPGKYRLEGQCSTESNSLPETSAANQKEVLLQIAELPATSVRHSENNLPAHTEREENIGLQNGETMLGTDSPRKLGFYEQHKAIAEHVKGIHPISDSKIIPTSGDHHIFNKTSYGYEANPAKVLASSLSPFREGRFIERRLRSSSEGTAGSSRMILKPKDGNIEEVNSLRKQRAGSSSSKMNSLFAGRTRITLSSHVLQ; translated from the exons ATGGGGGACTCAGGATCAAGACGATCTACCCTGGTCTCCCGGTTGCCGATATTCAGAAGAAGTATTAGCAGAAGACATGATTCTCTTCCTTCTTCACCTTCTTCCAGTAATACAGTTGGTGTCCACAGTTCCTCTCCTTCCAGCACTAACTCAAGCTCAGGTAGCACAGGTAAACGGAGGAGCATATTCCGTACTCCTTCCATTAGCTTCCACCATAAGAAGGGGAGTGAGCCTAAGCAAGAACCTACCAACCAGAACCTTAGTATTTCAAATGGTGCTCAACCTGGTCACAGCAATATGCAGAAACTGAGTTTGGAAGAACATATTAAGACCAGGGGAAGACATTCTGTTGGTTTTAGTAGTTCACGAAATAAGAAGATAACAAGATCTTTGACAGAGGACTTTGAAAGGGAAAAAGAGCACTCAACTAACAAGAATGTCTTTATAAATTGTCTAAGTTCCGGCAAAAGTGAAGGGGATGATTCTGGTTTCACAGAAGACCAAACTCGCCGTTCTGTTAAGCAGTCAACAAGGAAGCTACTCCCTAAATCTTTTTCATCTCACTATAAATTTTCTAAGCCAGTTCTACAGAGCCAATCTATTTCACTGGTACAGCAGTCTGAATTCTCATTGGAAGTTACACAGTACCAAGAGAGAGAACCTGTGTTAGTAAGAGCTTCGCCATCCTGCTCTGTGGATGTAACGGAACGGGCAGGAAGCTCTTTACAatctcctttgctttctgctgATCTTACCACAGCTCAGACACCTTCAGAATTTTTAGCCTTGACTGAAGATTCTGTGTCTGAAACGGATGCATTTTCTAAAAGTGGAAGCATGGCATCCCACTGTGACAACTTTGGCCACAATGATTCTACCTCTCAGATGTCTCTCAATCCTGCTGCTGTTACAAAGACAACAATAGAACTTATGGGAACTGTCCCCTGTGCAATTATGTCTCCCGGGAAATATAGGTTAGAGGGTCAATGTAGCACTGAATCTAATTCCTTACCAGAAACCTCTGCTGCTAATCAGAAGGAAGTGTTATTACAAATTGCTGAACTACCTGCTACAAGTGTGAGGCACTCAGAGAATAACCTACCAGCACAtactgaaagagaagaaaatatagggtTACAAAATGGTGAAACAATGTTGGGGACAGACTCTCCAAGGAAACTTGGATTTTATGAGCAACATAAAGCAATAGCTGAACATGTTAAAGGGATCCATCCTATTTCAGATTCAAAGATAATACCTACTTCTGGTGATCATCATATTTTTAACAAAACGTCATATGGATATGAAGCAAATCCTGCCAAAG TTCTTGCCAGTAGTCTCAGTCCATTTCGTGAAGGAAGATTTATAGAGAGGAGACTGCGATCCTCGTCAGAAGGCACTGCAGGGAGTAGCAGAATGATTTTGAAACCAAAAGATGGAAATATAGAAGAAGTTAATAGTTTAAGAAAGCAAAGAGCAGGTTCTTCATCTTCAAAAATGAACAGTTTG